A portion of the Limanda limanda chromosome 3, fLimLim1.1, whole genome shotgun sequence genome contains these proteins:
- the def8 gene encoding differentially expressed in FDCP 8 homolog isoform X2: MTLSSGMSFSSELFAEPRPELFSGSRTQSSDRTMYLGLAEDHFSRPVGSFVPSDIEQLQMAIEECKKLILELPEHSERQKDTVVKLIHLRLKLQELKDPEEDEPNLRILLEHRFSKEKSKSVKQTCDKCSAIIWGLIQTWYTCTGCYYRCHSKCMNLITKPCVRSKVSHQSEYELSICPEIGLDRQDYRCAECRTPISLRGVPTEARQCDYTGQYYCSTCHWNDTAIVPARVIHNWEFESRKVCRSSMRYLALMISRPVLKLKEINPLLFNFVEELVEIRKLRQDILLMKPYFITCKEAMEARLLLQLHDRQHFVENNDMYSLQDLIDISSGRLSCSLTDVHTTFAKHIKLDCEWCQAKGFVCELCKEGDILFPFDSHTSVCHDCSAVFHRDCYYDNSTTCPRCARMTERKQDDESDVKDT; encoded by the exons ATGACACTGAGCAGCGGAATGTCCTTCTCTTCAGAGCTGTTTGCAG aacccagacctgagctgtTCTCTGGGAGCAGAACCCAAAGCTCAGATCGGACCATGTACCTCGGTCTAGCCGAGGACCACTTCTCCAGGCCTGTG GGTTCTTTTGTGCCGTCAGACATTGAACAGCTGCAAATGGCCATAGAGGAGTGTAAGAAGCTGATCTTGGAGCTGCCAGAACACTCGGAGAGACAGAAGGACACCGTGGTGAAACTTATACACCTGCGTCTAAAACTGCAGGAGCTTAAG GAccctgaggaggacgagccTAATCTTAGAATCCTGCTGGAGCATCGCTTCTCCAAGGAAAAGAGCAAAAGCGTGAAACAGACGTGTGACAAGTGTAGCGCCATCATCTGGGGCCTTATCCAGACTTGGTACACATGCACAG GTTGCTACTACCGTTGCCATAGTAAGTGTATGAACCTGATCACTAAGCCCTgtgtgaggtcaaaggtcagccaCCAGTCGGAGTACGAGCTCAGCATCTGCCCTGAGATAGGACTTGACCGCCAAGACTACCGGTGTGCAGAATGCCGCACGCCTATTTCACTGA GGGGCGTGCCAACTGAGGCCAGACAGTGTGACTACACCGGCCAATATTACTGCAGCACATGCCACTGGAATGACACGGCCATTGTCCCAGCTCGTGTCATCCACAACTGGGAGTTTGAATCACGCAAG GTTTGTCGCTCCTCGATGCGCTACCTGGCCCTGATGATCTCACGCCCTGTGCTAAAGCTGAAAGAAATCAACCCTCTGCTCTTCAACTTTGTGGAGGAACTGGTGGAGATCAGG AAACTTCGTCAAGATATTCTGCTGATGAAACCTTATTTTATTACCTGCAAAGAGGCGATGGAGGCTCGGCTACTGCTACAG cTACATGATCGTCAGCACTTCGTGGAAAACAACGACATGTACTCACTACAGGATTTGATCGACATCTCCAGTGGCAGACTCAGCTGTTCCCTCACAGATGTCCATACTACATTTGCTAAACACATAAAACTAGATTGTGAG TGGTGTCAAGCCAAAGGATTTGTGTGCGAGCTGTGTAAGGAGGGAGACATCCTGTTCCCTTTCGACAGTCATACCTCAGTCTGCCACGACTGCTCAGCTGTCTTCCACAG AGATTGTTACTATGACAACTCCACGACTTGTCCGCGATGTGCCCGAATGACTGAAAGGAAGCAGGACGACGAGTCGGATGTGAAAGACACGTAG
- the def8 gene encoding differentially expressed in FDCP 8 homolog isoform X1, translating into MEYDEKLALFRQARPNPFDRGEEEDGPQGGKTPPQHEPRPELFSGSRTQSSDRTMYLGLAEDHFSRPVGSFVPSDIEQLQMAIEECKKLILELPEHSERQKDTVVKLIHLRLKLQELKDPEEDEPNLRILLEHRFSKEKSKSVKQTCDKCSAIIWGLIQTWYTCTGCYYRCHSKCMNLITKPCVRSKVSHQSEYELSICPEIGLDRQDYRCAECRTPISLRGVPTEARQCDYTGQYYCSTCHWNDTAIVPARVIHNWEFESRKVCRSSMRYLALMISRPVLKLKEINPLLFNFVEELVEIRKLRQDILLMKPYFITCKEAMEARLLLQLHDRQHFVENNDMYSLQDLIDISSGRLSCSLTDVHTTFAKHIKLDCEWCQAKGFVCELCKEGDILFPFDSHTSVCHDCSAVFHRDCYYDNSTTCPRCARMTERKQDDESDVKDT; encoded by the exons ATGGAGTATGACGAGAAACTCGCACTTTTTCGCCAAGCCCGCCCCAATCCATTCGATcggggagaggaagaagatggtCCCCAAGGAGGCAAGACGCCCCCCCAGCATG aacccagacctgagctgtTCTCTGGGAGCAGAACCCAAAGCTCAGATCGGACCATGTACCTCGGTCTAGCCGAGGACCACTTCTCCAGGCCTGTG GGTTCTTTTGTGCCGTCAGACATTGAACAGCTGCAAATGGCCATAGAGGAGTGTAAGAAGCTGATCTTGGAGCTGCCAGAACACTCGGAGAGACAGAAGGACACCGTGGTGAAACTTATACACCTGCGTCTAAAACTGCAGGAGCTTAAG GAccctgaggaggacgagccTAATCTTAGAATCCTGCTGGAGCATCGCTTCTCCAAGGAAAAGAGCAAAAGCGTGAAACAGACGTGTGACAAGTGTAGCGCCATCATCTGGGGCCTTATCCAGACTTGGTACACATGCACAG GTTGCTACTACCGTTGCCATAGTAAGTGTATGAACCTGATCACTAAGCCCTgtgtgaggtcaaaggtcagccaCCAGTCGGAGTACGAGCTCAGCATCTGCCCTGAGATAGGACTTGACCGCCAAGACTACCGGTGTGCAGAATGCCGCACGCCTATTTCACTGA GGGGCGTGCCAACTGAGGCCAGACAGTGTGACTACACCGGCCAATATTACTGCAGCACATGCCACTGGAATGACACGGCCATTGTCCCAGCTCGTGTCATCCACAACTGGGAGTTTGAATCACGCAAG GTTTGTCGCTCCTCGATGCGCTACCTGGCCCTGATGATCTCACGCCCTGTGCTAAAGCTGAAAGAAATCAACCCTCTGCTCTTCAACTTTGTGGAGGAACTGGTGGAGATCAGG AAACTTCGTCAAGATATTCTGCTGATGAAACCTTATTTTATTACCTGCAAAGAGGCGATGGAGGCTCGGCTACTGCTACAG cTACATGATCGTCAGCACTTCGTGGAAAACAACGACATGTACTCACTACAGGATTTGATCGACATCTCCAGTGGCAGACTCAGCTGTTCCCTCACAGATGTCCATACTACATTTGCTAAACACATAAAACTAGATTGTGAG TGGTGTCAAGCCAAAGGATTTGTGTGCGAGCTGTGTAAGGAGGGAGACATCCTGTTCCCTTTCGACAGTCATACCTCAGTCTGCCACGACTGCTCAGCTGTCTTCCACAG AGATTGTTACTATGACAACTCCACGACTTGTCCGCGATGTGCCCGAATGACTGAAAGGAAGCAGGACGACGAGTCGGATGTGAAAGACACGTAG